The following nucleotide sequence is from Peribacillus sp. ACCC06369.
CCGATATTTCGATAGGGATGCAGCAGCGGGTCGAAATTCTTAAAACGCTTTACCGAGGAGCGGAGATATTGATTTTTGATGAACCAACCGCTGTGCTGACTCCTCAAGAAATCAAGGAATTGATTAATATTATGAAAGCCCTTATCAAAGAGGGGAAATCCATCATTTTAATTACACACAAACTTAAGGAAATCATGGAGGTTTGTGACCGAGTAACGGTTATACGCAAAGGGCAAGGAATTGGTACAGTGAATGTCAACGAAACGAACCCTAACGAATTGGCCAGCTTAATGGTCGGTAGGGAAGTTCTTTTTAAAACGGAAAAAACGGCAGCCGCCCCTTCTGATGTAGTTCTCGAGGTTCGGGAACTGGAAGTCAAGGATTCCCGGGGAGTTTCGGCAGTTCGGAACTTGGATTTAGCTGTCCGTGCAGGAGAAATTGTCGGAATCGCCGGTGTAGATGGAAATGGTCAATCCGAATTAATCGAAGCATTGGCTGGCCTAAGGAAGACAACAGCAGGTTCCATAAAGCTAAATGGAAAAGAAATCAGGAATCTGAAGCCGCGTAAAATCACTGAAGCAGGCGTCGGCCATATACCAGAAGACAGACATAAGCATGGTTTGGTTCTCGATTACAGCATTGGGGAAAATATTGTCTTGCAAACCTACTATCAAAAGCCTTTCTCAAAAGCTGGTATCTTGAATTCAAAAAAAATATTTGAAAAAGCCCGTTCCTTGATTAAAAGTTACGATGTTCGAACTCCGAGTGAATATACCCCGGCAAGGGCTCTTTCTGGCGGGAATCAGCAAAAAGCAATCATCGGCCGGGAAGTTGATAGGAATCCGGATTTGTTGATTGCCGCACAGCCTACTCGCGGGCTTGATGTAGGAGCGATCGAATTTATCCATAGACGTCTGATTGAACAGCGGGATGCGGGAAAAGCGGTACTCCTCATATCATTTGAATTGGAAGAAATCATGAATGTAAGCGATAAAATTGCCGTTATATACGAAGGGGAAATCGTCGCAATCGTCGATCCGAAAGAAACGACTGAACAGGAGCTGGGTCTTCTTATGGCCGGCAGTAAACGGACGGAAGCAGGTGGGAAACAAAATGTCTAAGTATTTATCTAAATTAACCAGTCCGTTAATAGCGGTTATCCTCGGCTTAGTCGTTGGGGCCATAATCATGTTAGTAAGCGGCTATGACCCAATTGCCGGCTATGGCTCCATGATAAACGGGATTATTGGGGATTCGTATTATGTAGGGGAATCCGTCAGGACAATCATTCCTTATATCCTAGCTGGTTTGGCAGTGGCTTTTGCTTTTCGTACGGGCCTATTCAATATCGGCGTTGAAGGGCAATTGATTGTTGGCTGGCTTGCGGCAGTTTGGGTCGGAATTGCTTTCGAGCTTCCTAGGATCATACATTTGCCGTTGGCAATCTTAGCTGGGGCAGCTGCTGGTGCCTTGTGGGCATTCATCCCTGGTTATTTAAAAGCGAAGTTTCGTGTGCATGAAGTAATCGTTTCTATCATGTTGAATTATACAGCTTTATATGTAACGAATTACTTAATCCGGAACGTTATGACAGAAAAGCTGGATAAAACAGAAAGAATTGCTGATACAGCATCACTTCGGTCTCCTTTTTTTGAAAGCATTACGGATTTTTCCCGGATGCATTGGGGGATAGTGGTAGCGATAATCTGCGTCATCATCATGTGGTTCATTCTCGAAAGGACAAAAACGGGATTTGAACTGAAAGCTGTAGGTTTTAATCAGCACGCTTCCGAATATGCAGGGATGAGCGTAAATAAGAACATCATCCTTTCCATGGTTATTTCGGGTGCGTTTGCAGGACTTGCGGGTGCTATGGAAGGCCTTGGAACTTTTGGTTATGCAGCGGTCAAAGGTGGATTCACAGGTATGGGCTTTGACGGGATTGCGGTAGCCTTACTTGGAGCGAATACGGCTATTGGTGTTGTTCTAGCAGCCTTATTATTTGGGGGACTGAAAGCAGGGGCCTTAAATATGCCGCTAGAAACTGGCATACCAAGTGAAATTGTAGATATTGTCATAGCATTGATTATTTTCTTCGTCGCATCCAGTTATTTTATTCGTTGGATTGCCGCTCGATTTAAGAAAGGGGTGAAATAAGTGGATTTTTACCAAGTGTTACAAATTATTATTCCTTCTATGATTGCTCTAGCTGCTCCACTTATTTTTACTTCACTCGGAGGAGTATTTTCTGAACGAGCAGGTGTCATAAACATCGGTTTAGA
It contains:
- a CDS encoding ABC transporter ATP-binding protein; amino-acid sequence: MEYVIEMLNIRKEFPGIVANDNVTLQVKKGEIHALLGENGAGKSTLMNVLFGLYQPEQGEIRVNGKPVKITSPNIANELGIGMVHQHFMLVDPFTVTENIILGKEPSKAGKIDLKEASEEVRKLSEQYQLSVDPYAIIADISIGMQQRVEILKTLYRGAEILIFDEPTAVLTPQEIKELINIMKALIKEGKSIILITHKLKEIMEVCDRVTVIRKGQGIGTVNVNETNPNELASLMVGREVLFKTEKTAAAPSDVVLEVRELEVKDSRGVSAVRNLDLAVRAGEIVGIAGVDGNGQSELIEALAGLRKTTAGSIKLNGKEIRNLKPRKITEAGVGHIPEDRHKHGLVLDYSIGENIVLQTYYQKPFSKAGILNSKKIFEKARSLIKSYDVRTPSEYTPARALSGGNQQKAIIGREVDRNPDLLIAAQPTRGLDVGAIEFIHRRLIEQRDAGKAVLLISFELEEIMNVSDKIAVIYEGEIVAIVDPKETTEQELGLLMAGSKRTEAGGKQNV
- a CDS encoding ABC transporter permease, producing the protein MSKYLSKLTSPLIAVILGLVVGAIIMLVSGYDPIAGYGSMINGIIGDSYYVGESVRTIIPYILAGLAVAFAFRTGLFNIGVEGQLIVGWLAAVWVGIAFELPRIIHLPLAILAGAAAGALWAFIPGYLKAKFRVHEVIVSIMLNYTALYVTNYLIRNVMTEKLDKTERIADTASLRSPFFESITDFSRMHWGIVVAIICVIIMWFILERTKTGFELKAVGFNQHASEYAGMSVNKNIILSMVISGAFAGLAGAMEGLGTFGYAAVKGGFTGMGFDGIAVALLGANTAIGVVLAALLFGGLKAGALNMPLETGIPSEIVDIVIALIIFFVASSYFIRWIAARFKKGVK